Proteins encoded by one window of Aphis gossypii isolate Hap1 chromosome X, ASM2018417v2, whole genome shotgun sequence:
- the LOC114119017 gene encoding protein Mpv17-like: MAYFKWYRYCSNTYPVRTNLVQTGLLFGFGDFMAQIAVEKRKPNEIDWLRTVRYASIGCAVGPTLGMWYKTLDKLGTKNTIPLVTKKILVDQLIASPIINGAVMVMSRVFSGDEWPQIQNKLEDNYVKVMLTSYLIWPAVQAFNFTIVPQQYRVLTVQIVSLAWNTYLSYMSVGGGKSEQT; the protein is encoded by the exons ATGGCTTATTTTAAATGGTACAGATATTGCAGCAACACATATCCAGTACGGACCAATCTCGTTCAAACAG GTCTTTTGTTTGGTTTTGGCGATTTCATGGCTCAAATTGCAGTTGAAAAGCGCAAACCCAATGAAATTGATTGGCTACGTACTGTGCGCTATGCATCTATTGGGTGTGCTGTGGGCCCAACACTTGGCATGTGGTACAAGACTTTGGATAAATTAGgaactaaaaatacaataccatTAGTGACTAAAAAGATATTGGTCGACCAATTGATTGCATCGCCAATTATTAATGGAGCTGTAATGGTTATGAGCAGAGTGTTTAGTGGTGATGAATGGccacaaatacaaaataaactagAAGACAATTATGTGAAAGTTATGCTTACTAGTtatttg atttggCCAGCTGTACAAGCATTCAATTTCACCATTGTTCCACAACAATACAGGGTCTTAACGGTACAAATAGTATCATTAGCTTGGAATACTTACCTTTCATATATGAGTGTTGGTGGTGGAAAATCagaacaaacataa